The genomic stretch TGCGCGGAGGGCCGCCGGGCGAGGTGCGCCGTACGGGCGGCGGCGTCGATCGTGTCGCGGTCCCAGCCCCGGTCCTCCGCCCGTGCGCGGGCCAGGGCCTCGTTCGCGCCGGCCAGCTCGCGGAGCAGCCGGCCGCCGCTCGCGGCGTTGCGGCGGCTGACGGCGATCGCGCCCCCGACGAGGAACAGGACGATCAGCGCGCCGACGACGATGATGAGGATGAGGAGCCAGGTGGGCATCCCGACCATGGTATTCGGCCACCCTTATGCGAGCGGCGCCGGCCCGTCCGCGCCGAGGACCACGGCCACGCCTCGTCGACGGGCGGCGTGCTCACGCCGGGACGGCGCGCTCAGGCCGGGACGGCGCGCGAGCGCAGATGCGTGCCGACCTTGCGCTTCACGCGCTGCAGAGCGTTGTCGACGGTCTTCGTGTCGCAGCCGAGGCGCTCGCCGATCAGCTCGTATGAGTAGCCGTCGAGGTACCGCGACAGCACGCGCGCCTCGAGCTCCGACAGCGACGTCGAGATGCAGTCGACCAGGGAGCGCAGCTCCTCCGAGGAGATGACCTGGTTGACGGGGTCGTGGACGCTCGGGCCGGGGATGACCTCGTCGAGCGTGGGCTCTCCGTCGGACGCCGCGGCGGGCGCCGCCGAGAAGGAGACGTAGCCGTTGAGCGGCGTGTGCTTGTTGCGCGTCGCCGTCTTGACCGCGGTGATGATCTGGCGCGTGATGCACAGCTCGGCGAAGTTGCGAAAGCTCGACTCGCGGTCGGTCCGGTAGTCGCGCACCGCCTTGTAGAGCCCGACCAGGCCCTCCTGGATCAGGTCGTCGGCGTCGCCGCCGGCCAGGAAGTACGACGAGGCCTTCAGCCGGACGAAGCCGTAGTAGCGGCGCACGATCCTGTCGTACGCATCGGCATTTCCTTGCTTCGCCAAGGCGATGAGGAAGCCATCATCGACCTGAAGTTGACCTTGAGATTGGATGGACAGACGCGCCATGGAGCAGATCCTCCTGGCCACTCCACAGTGGCCGAGTACCGATTTCGCCCCCTGACGCGCCCTCCCAGGGCGCCAGAAGTGGATATATGACTACCTCAACCTCTACCTTACGGTCGAGTAGCGCAGATTTACCCAGAGTTATGACTCTCTGTCAAGGCGGCGCTGCAAGATCTCGTACAACAGCGCCGCAGCGGCCGCGCTGACGTTCAGCGAGCCGACCCGGCCCATCATCGGCAGCGCGACGAGCACGTCGCACGACGCCGCGACCCGCCGGCGCAGCCCCTTGCCCTCCGCGCCCAGCACGAGGACGACGCCGCCCGCGTAGTCCTGGCGGTCGTAGGGCTCCGCGCCCTCCGCCGCCGCGCCGTAGCACCAGCACCCCGCGCGCTTCGCGTCGCCGAGGAAGTCCGCGAGGTTGCGCACCCGCGCGATGCGCAGGTGCTCGACCGCGCCCGCCGAGGCCTTGCAGACCGCCGGCGTCACCTCGGCCGACCGCCGCTCGGGCAGCACGACCCCGGTCGCCCCCACCGATTCCGCGGTCCGGCAGATCGCCCCGACGTTCTGCGGGTCCTCGAGCTCGTCGAGCGCGACGATCAGCGGATCGGCCGCCGCGAGCAGCTCGGCGGCGCCGGCGTACGGATAGGGCCCGACCTCGGCGCAGATGCCCTGGTGGGCCGCAGACCCGCAGCGGGCCTCGATCGCTTCCGGCCGCGCGTCGCTCACCGCGACGTCTCGCAGCCACGGCTCACCGGCGGCGCGGCGCGTCGCCCACACGTGCGTCACCGGCCGCCGCCCGGCCCGCAGCGCCTCGCGCACCGGGTTGCGGCCGTAGACGATCACGCCGGCGTCAGCTCGAAGCCGCCCGGGCCGTCGCGCACCGTCCACCCGTTCTGCGCGATCTCGTCGCGCAGGACGTCCGCGAGCGTGAAGTCCCGGCTCTCCCTCGCCTGCTGGCGCCGGCGGGCGAGGTCCACCACGTGATCCGGCGCGCCGAGCTCCGGTCCGAGCAGGTTCTCCAGCCCCAGGACCTGCAGCATCTCCTCGAGATGACCGCGTCCGACCGGATCCCCGTGACGGTTGGCCTCCTTGATCCATCGCCAGAGCTCCGCCAGCGCCCCGGCGGTGTTGAAGTCCTGCGCGAGGGCGTCGAAGAACGCGTCGCGGATCGGGACGAAGTCCTCGGGCGACTCCCCCGGGACGACGACGCGTGAGACCTCGCGAAGGCGGGCCACGCCCGCCGTGGCCTGGCGCATGACCCCATCGCCGAACTGCATCGGCTGGCGATAGTGGGCCGCGCAGAACGCCAGGATCACCGCATCCCGGCCCCAGCGCTCGACCACGACGTGCAGCGGCGCGATGTTGCCGGTCGACTTCGCCATCTTCTCGCCGGCGAACTGCAGCATCCCGTTGTGCATCCAGATCCGCGCGAGCTCGGCGCCCCGGCCGGCCCGGGTCTGCGCCGCCTCGTTCTCGTGGTGGGGGAAGACGAGGTCCGAGCCGCCGCCGTGGATGGCGAAGTTGACCCCGAGGAGCTCCTCGGCCATCGCCGAGCACTCGATGTGCCAGCCCGGCCGCCCCGGCCCCCACGGCGAGGCCCACCAGGTGTCCTCGTCGGGCTTGCGCGCCTTCCACAACGCGAAGTCCAGCGGGTCGCGCTTGCGCTCGGCGCCCTCGACCCCCTCGCCCTGGTCCATCTCGTCGACCGAGCGGTGCGACAGCGAGCCGTAGTCCGGGTCGCTGCGCACGCTGAACAGGACGTCGCCGCCGGCCTCGTAGGCGTGGCCGCGCTCGACGAGCGAACCGATGAGTCCGATGATCCCGTCGAGCGTCTGCGAGGCCAGCGGCTCGTGGTCCGGCCGCCCGAGCCCCAGCAGATCCGTGTCGGCCACGTAGAAGGCGGCCATCTCCCGCGCGAGCTCGTCGCTGGGCCGACCCGCCGCGCGCGCCGCGACGTAGATCTTGTCGTTGATGTCGGTGACGTTGATGACCAGCTCCGGACGCAGGCCCTCGTGCTCGAGGAACCGGCGCAGGAGCGAGAAGACGACGAACGGCCGCGCGTTGCCGATGTGGATGCGCGCGTACACCGTCGGACCGCAGGCGTATATCCCCACGCGCCCGCCGGGCGCGTCGAGGGCCGTCAGCCGGCCTGTGCGGGTGTCGTGCAGGCGGATCTCGCGCATATCGTCTGCAATTTACGGGGAAGCCAGTGCGACTCGGATCCGGCGATCCGATTACCGTTGAGACCTCCGTGTCCCGCCAGCCCTCGTCCGACGCGCTCCTGGAGGAGGTCGACCAGGCCTTCCGCACGCTCCCCGAGCGCTATCTCGGCGCCGAGCGAGGCTTCGCCGCCTGCTACCACGTGCGCCTCGGCGACGTGGGGCGCACCTGGGAGGTCCGGCTGACCGAACGCACCGCCCGCGTGCGCTCCGGGACCACCAGCTGCCGCCCGGACGTCGTCATCGGCACCGACGCGCGCACGTGGCTGCGCCTGCGCGACGGCGAGATCTCCAGCGCCGAGGCCTTCCGGCGCCGCCTGATCTACGCGCGCGGGGAGATCGACCTCGCCGTCGGCTTCGAGGGCCGGTTCCGGCTGCCGAACGGCCGCCCGCCACTCCTGCGCGTCCATCGCCTGGGCCTGCCCGGGCGCACCGTCTCGATCCTCACGATGGGCGCGGGCAGCGACGTCCTGCTCCTGCACGGCCTCGGAGGCGCCAAGAGCTCGTTCTTCGAGACCGCCGCCGCGCTGGCGGGGGCCGGGCACCGCGTCCACGCGCTCGACTTCCCCGGCTTCGGTGCGTCCTCGAAGCCGCTGACCGCGCCGTACACCGCCCGCTGGTTCGCGGAGACGGTCGTCGAGGCCATGGACGCGCTGTGCATCGACCGCGCGCACCTCGTCGGCAACTCGATGGGCGGCCGCGTGGCGATCGAGGTCGGCCTCACCGCCCCCGACCGCGTCGGCGGGCTCGCCCTGCTCTGTCCGGCCGTCGCGTTCGTCAAGCGCTCGCTGCACCCGGTCGTCCGCGTCCTGCGCCCCGAGTTCGGCCTGCTGCCCCACGCCATCCCGCGCGCGGCCGTCGCCTGGCGCCTGTGGACGCTGTTCGCCGACCGCGACGCGATCGACCCGGCCGTCGCCGACCTCGTCGTCGACGAGTTCCGCCAGACCTACCGCTCCGCGGGCGCGCGCCACGCGTTCCTCGCCTCGGGGCGCAACCTCTACCTCGACCAGCCCTGGGGCGCGAAGGGGTTCTACGCGCGCCTGAGCGACCTCCAGGCGCCGGCGCTGTTCGTCTGGGGCTCGCACGACCGCATCATCCCGGCCGGCTTTCAGAAGATCGTGGCCGAGTGGCTGCCGGGCGCCCGCCAGATCGTCCTCGACGGATGCGGCCACGTTCCGCAGGTCGAGCGCGCGCCGGAGGTCAACGACCTGCTGACGGGCTTCCTCGAGGACTGCGAGCAGTCGCTCCTCCCGCTCGCCGCCTGATGGTCGGCGCCTCGCTCGTGCGCTCGGTCGCCGGCCGGCTCCAGCCGCGCGTGCCGGCCGCCGACCTCGACGCGCGCGACCCCGACTACATCCGCGACGCCCTGCCCCGACTCTGGCTGCTGTCCTCGCTGTGGTTCCGCGCCGAGGTGCGCGGCCTCGGCCACATCCCCGACCACGGCCCGGTGCTCCTGGTCGGCAACCACTCGGGCGGCAACGTCACGCCCGACACCGGCGTCTTCACGCTCGCCTTCAGCGCCTACTTCGGCGTCGAGCGGCCCTTCTACCAGCTCGCCCACAACCTCGTCGTGTCCTGGCCGGGGCTCCGCTTCCTGCGCAAGTTCGGCACGGTGGCCGCCTCTCCGGAGAACGCCGAGGAGGCCCTGCGCGCCGGCGCGGCGCTGCTCGTCTATCCCGGCGGCGACCACGAGGTGCACCGTCCGACGTGGGAGGGCGCCCGGATCGACTTCGCCGGCCGGCGCGGCTTCGTGCGCCTCGCGCTCGACGCGGGCGTGCCGATCGTGCCGGTGGTCTCCATCGGCGGGCAGGAGACCGCGCTGTTCCTCTCGCGCGGCGATGCCCTCGCGCGGCTGCTGCGCCTCGACCGCCTGCTCCGGCTCAAGGTCCTGCCGATCTCGCTGGCACTGCCGTGGGGCGTGAACGTCGGCGACTTCGGCGGCCACCTCCCGCTGCCGTCGAAGATCGTCGTCGAGGTGCTCCCGTGCATCGACCTGCGCGAGGAGTTCGGCGAGGATCCCGACGTGGACGAGGTCTACGACGAGGTCGTCGCCCGCATGCAGGACGCCCTCGACGCGCTCGCCGCCGAGCGGCGCTGGCCGGTCCTGGGATGAGGGTCACGGTCGACACGGAGGTCGCCGCGCCCGCGCAGGCCGTGTGGGAGGTCGTCACCGACCCGGCCCGCTACCTGCACATCATGGACGGCGTCACGCGGTGGGAGCTGGCCGGCGGTCCCGAGCGTGGCCTCGGCGCGCGCTACCGGATGCTCATGCGCGTCGGCTCGGCCGAGGTCGGCGGCCTGGTCGAGGTCGTGGAGTTCCACGAGGCGCGCGAGCTCGCCTGGCACTCGGTCACCGGCATCGACCAGCGAGGGCGCTGGCGACTGCGCGAGCCCACGCCGGGCCGGACCCGGGTCGAGCTGCGCCTGACCTACGGCGTCGCGGGCGCCGGCGTGTTCGGATGGCTCGCCGAGCGCGTCGCCGAGCCGATCGTCCGCGGCCACCTGCGCCGTTCGCTCGCCCAGCTCAAGCGCCAGGTCGAGCACGACGAGCTGCGCCGCGCCGCCGCCCAGCGCCGTGGCGCGCGCCGGTCCGCCTGAGTACCTGACCAAGGAGTCAGGAACACACGTGGTTCGTTATCTTTGCGGGTGGGGCGGCGCGGGAACCGCTCGGATGACCCGGCAGACACTGGAGGGCAGGGAATGACCTTGAGGGGGAGGCTCGCGGGCGGGCTCGGCACCGCGGCGATCGTGGCCGGGCTCGCGGCCGTCGCCCCCGCGGGCGCCTCCGCGGCACTGAGCATCAGCAGCCTGGCGACGACGCCGACGAGCACGCAGGCCGGCTCACATCCGAGCTTCACCATGGCGCTTCGCTTCAGCGGCGACAGCACGCCCAGGGCGATGACCATCCAGCTGCCGCCCGGCTTCGTCGGCAACCCGAACGCCGCGGCGAAGTGCGCCCAGGCGACCTTCCAAGCCGGCGGCTGCGGCGCCGACAGCGTCGTCGGCTCGACCAGCGTCCACGTCAGCGTGCCCGTCCTCGGGGGCGGCGGCGGAGGCGGCGGGGGTGGAGGAGGCGGCGGAGGTGGCGGGGGCGGAGGCGGCGGCAACCCCATCTGCACCCTGCTGCCGATCCTGTGCCCCTCCTCCAGCCGGTTGATGACGCGCCCGCGGGGCATCGGCAAGCCCGTCCGCGACGGCAAACGGCGGCTGAGCGTCCCGATCACCGCGCCCGGCACCGTCTTCAACCTCGAGCCGGGCGCCGGCGAGCCCGCCCGCCTCGGCATCGACGTCCGTCCGGTCGCCGGCACGCCGATCGGCGCCATCCGGCTGCAGTCGCCGATCGCCGTGCGCGACGGCTCCGACTTCGGCCTGACGTCCACGCTCGACAACCTGCCCGCCTCGTTCGCCGGCGTCGACACGCAGATCACCGGCATGGACCTGACGCTGAACGGGCACACGAGCAGCGGCCAGGGCTTCGTCACGCTGCCGACCTCGTGCGCCGCGGCGACCACGCGGGTCGACGTCACGCCCTACGCCGGCGCCGCCGACGGCGCGAGCGCGTCCTTCACGCCGACCGACTGCGGCGCCGTGCCGTTCACGCCGAGCCTGAACGTCGTGCCCGAGACCACCCGCGTCGACAGCACGAGCGCGTACTCGATCCGGCTCGGCATCCCGGCCGACGACGAGCCGGTCCGCCAGGCCCACGTCTCCGAGGCCCGCGTCGTCCTGCCGCTCGGCACGGCGCTGAACCCGGGCACCGCGGTCGGCCTGGAGACCTGCTCGGAGCAGCAGTTCGGCCAGGGCTCGCGCGGCGCGCCGTCGTGCCCCGCCGCGTCGGTCGTCGGCACGACGTCGTTCACGTCACCGCTCGTCGGCACCCTCAGCGGCACCGTCTACGAGGGCGAGCCGAAGCCCGGCCAGATGTTGCGGCTGTTCGTCGACGTCCCCGGCCCCGGCCTGCGGATCAAGCTCATCGGCAACGTCGACTCCGACCGGGCCACCGGCCAGATCACCTCGACGTTCTCCAACCTGCCCCAGCTGCCGTTCACCGCCTTCGCGCTCGGCTTCCGCGGCGGCGAACGGGCGGTCCTCGTCACGCCGCCGGCGTGCGGTCCCGCGGTCAGCAGCGCCGCGCTGACGCCCTACAGCGGCAACGGCCCGGCGGGCGCGGCGAGCCGGTTCAACGTCGACTGGGACGGGGCGGGCACCGCCTGCCCCGACCCGCTCCCGTTCGCGCCGGGGCTCGCCGCGAGCGTCGACCCCGCGACGGCGGGCGCCCCGACGACGGCGGTGAGCGCGATCACGCGCGAGGACCGCACGCAGCGCATCAAGGACATGGCGATCTCGTTCCCGCCGGGCCTGGTCGGCGGGCTCGGCAACGGCATCGGCCTGTGCGACCTCGACAGGGCCCGGGCCGCGCAGTGCCCGGCCGACAGCCGCGTCGGCTCGGCGACCCTGGTCGCCGGACCCGGATCCGCGCCCCTGCGGATCGACGGCGACGTCTTCCTGACCGCGCCCATCGACGGCTCGCTCGCCGGCCTGGCGATCACCGTCCCGGGCAAGGTCGGCCCGTTCGACCTCGGCACGACGGTCAGCTTCGCGCGCATCGTCGCGCGGCCCGGAGACTCCGGGCTCGACGTCACCGCCAACGGCCTGCCGCAGATCGTCGGCGGGATCCCGCTGGCCCTGCGCCAGATCAGGCTGACGCTCGACCGCAAGGGCTTCATGCGCAACGCGACGAGCTGCCGGGTCCAGCAGCTGACCGCGACGTTCACCTCGACGCTCGGCGCCACCGCGCTGACCGCGGCGCCCTACCAGGCGAGCGGCTGCGACAAGGTGCCGTTCACGCCGAAGCTCGCCGGGATCACCGGCACGCGCAAGCAGCTCAAGAGGTTCGCCAACCCGGCGGTGACGGCCGTCGTCAGCCAGGGCGAGGGCGGGATCGCCGCGCGCAGCGTGACGGTGACCCTGCCGAAGGAGCTCGGGGTCGACACGGCGCATCTCGCGGTGACCTGCCCGGAGGGACAGGACTGCGGCGATCGCAACGTCATCGGCACCGCAACCGCGGTCACGCCGCTGCTGCCGATCCCGCTGACCGGGCCGGTGCGCCTCGTGACGCCCAAGGAGGGCGGTCTTCCGGTGCTCAAGCTGCACCTCACGGGGCTGCTCACCATCGACCTCACGGGCAAGACCGCGCTGTCGAGGCAAGGTCGCGTCCAGAACACGTTCGAGGGCATCCCGGACGTGCCGCTGTCGCGCTTCGAGCTCGCGCTGAAGGGCGGCAAGGCCGGCATCCTGAAGAACATCCGGGCGCTGAAGTGCGGCGAGACGCTGCGCGGCGACGCGGACTTCGTCGGCCACAGCGGGGCGAGCAGGGCGGTCGTCGGCCGCTTCGAGGTCTGCGGCAGGCTCAGGAACGCGACCAGCCGGTCGGGCGCCCGCGCCACCGCGCGCCTGCGCCGGGGCCGGCTCCTGCTGACCGTCCGCAGCACGAAGAAGGTCACGGGGCTGCGGGTGCGGACGCCGAAGGGCATGACCCTGCACGGCAGGCGCGGCTTCGCGGTGAAGGCGGGCCGCCGCAAGGCGCGGCTCGCGGTCGCCAAGCGGCAGATGACGCTCACGCACCTGGCGGCCAGGACGGTCCGCGTGACCGTGCCCAAGCGCGCGCTGCGCGGCGCGGGCAAGGCGAAGCGCCAGGGGCGCAAGCTGTCCGTGCGCGTGTCGATGGGCAAGGCGCACACGACGCTGCGCGTGCCGGTGCGGTGAGGCGGTGTCAGCCGGAGCGGGCGCGCAGCAGCGCGACGGCCTGGGCCTCGGCGCCCTCGCCCCGGCCGATCGGGCCCATGCCCTCCGCCGTCGTCGCCTTGACGTTCACGCGCGCCGGCGCCAGCCCGAGCGCGGCCGCCAGCCGAGCGCGGATCGCGTCGCAGTGCGGGCCCACCTTCGGGCGCTCGAGCACGACGGTCGCGTCGACGTTGACCGGCTCGAGGCCGGCCGCGGCCACGAGCGCGACCACCTCGCGCAGGAGCTCGACCGAGTCGGCGTCGCGCCAGCGCCCGTCGTCGTCGGGGAAGTGGTGGCCGATGTCGCCGAGGCCGGCCGCGCCGAGCAGCGCGTCCATGATCGCGTGCGTGAGGACGTCGGCGTCGGAGTGGCCGGCGAGCCCGCGGTCGTAGGGGATCTCGACGCCGCCCAGCACCAGCCGCCGGCCGGCCGCGAAGCGATGCGAGTCGTAGCCGTGGCCGATCACGTCGAGACCTCCCTCAGGGTCCAAGCGGTTGTGTGTGCTCGCCCGCGGGGCGTCACGACGCCCCGATCGGCTCGAGGCGCCGCCGGCGGCGCTCGAAGACGGCGAGCTCGGTGACCCCCACCTGCTCGAGCACCTCGAGCGCCCGGTCATAGCCGAACGCGAGCTGGTCGGGCGTGTGCGCGTCGCTGGACAGGGCGATCGGGTTGCCGGCGTCCACGATCATCTCCAGGAACGCCGTCGCCGGGTACAGCTCGCCGGTGGGCTTGCGCAGGCCGGCGGTCGACAGC from Capillimicrobium parvum encodes the following:
- the sigH gene encoding RNA polymerase sporulation sigma factor SigH — protein: MARLSIQSQGQLQVDDGFLIALAKQGNADAYDRIVRRYYGFVRLKASSYFLAGGDADDLIQEGLVGLYKAVRDYRTDRESSFRNFAELCITRQIITAVKTATRNKHTPLNGYVSFSAAPAAASDGEPTLDEVIPGPSVHDPVNQVISSEELRSLVDCISTSLSELEARVLSRYLDGYSYELIGERLGCDTKTVDNALQRVKRKVGTHLRSRAVPA
- the rlmB gene encoding 23S rRNA (guanosine(2251)-2'-O)-methyltransferase RlmB, yielding MIVYGRNPVREALRAGRRPVTHVWATRRAAGEPWLRDVAVSDARPEAIEARCGSAAHQGICAEVGPYPYAGAAELLAAADPLIVALDELEDPQNVGAICRTAESVGATGVVLPERRSAEVTPAVCKASAGAVEHLRIARVRNLADFLGDAKRAGCWCYGAAAEGAEPYDRQDYAGGVVLVLGAEGKGLRRRVAASCDVLVALPMMGRVGSLNVSAAAAALLYEILQRRLDRES
- the cysS gene encoding cysteine--tRNA ligase translates to MREIRLHDTRTGRLTALDAPGGRVGIYACGPTVYARIHIGNARPFVVFSLLRRFLEHEGLRPELVINVTDINDKIYVAARAAGRPSDELAREMAAFYVADTDLLGLGRPDHEPLASQTLDGIIGLIGSLVERGHAYEAGGDVLFSVRSDPDYGSLSHRSVDEMDQGEGVEGAERKRDPLDFALWKARKPDEDTWWASPWGPGRPGWHIECSAMAEELLGVNFAIHGGGSDLVFPHHENEAAQTRAGRGAELARIWMHNGMLQFAGEKMAKSTGNIAPLHVVVERWGRDAVILAFCAAHYRQPMQFGDGVMRQATAGVARLREVSRVVVPGESPEDFVPIRDAFFDALAQDFNTAGALAELWRWIKEANRHGDPVGRGHLEEMLQVLGLENLLGPELGAPDHVVDLARRRQQARESRDFTLADVLRDEIAQNGWTVRDGPGGFELTPA
- a CDS encoding alpha/beta fold hydrolase, with protein sequence MSRQPSSDALLEEVDQAFRTLPERYLGAERGFAACYHVRLGDVGRTWEVRLTERTARVRSGTTSCRPDVVIGTDARTWLRLRDGEISSAEAFRRRLIYARGEIDLAVGFEGRFRLPNGRPPLLRVHRLGLPGRTVSILTMGAGSDVLLLHGLGGAKSSFFETAAALAGAGHRVHALDFPGFGASSKPLTAPYTARWFAETVVEAMDALCIDRAHLVGNSMGGRVAIEVGLTAPDRVGGLALLCPAVAFVKRSLHPVVRVLRPEFGLLPHAIPRAAVAWRLWTLFADRDAIDPAVADLVVDEFRQTYRSAGARHAFLASGRNLYLDQPWGAKGFYARLSDLQAPALFVWGSHDRIIPAGFQKIVAEWLPGARQIVLDGCGHVPQVERAPEVNDLLTGFLEDCEQSLLPLAA
- a CDS encoding lysophospholipid acyltransferase family protein — protein: MVGASLVRSVAGRLQPRVPAADLDARDPDYIRDALPRLWLLSSLWFRAEVRGLGHIPDHGPVLLVGNHSGGNVTPDTGVFTLAFSAYFGVERPFYQLAHNLVVSWPGLRFLRKFGTVAASPENAEEALRAGAALLVYPGGDHEVHRPTWEGARIDFAGRRGFVRLALDAGVPIVPVVSIGGQETALFLSRGDALARLLRLDRLLRLKVLPISLALPWGVNVGDFGGHLPLPSKIVVEVLPCIDLREEFGEDPDVDEVYDEVVARMQDALDALAAERRWPVLG
- a CDS encoding SRPBCC family protein, which gives rise to MRVTVDTEVAAPAQAVWEVVTDPARYLHIMDGVTRWELAGGPERGLGARYRMLMRVGSAEVGGLVEVVEFHEARELAWHSVTGIDQRGRWRLREPTPGRTRVELRLTYGVAGAGVFGWLAERVAEPIVRGHLRRSLAQLKRQVEHDELRRAAAQRRGARRSA
- the ispF gene encoding 2-C-methyl-D-erythritol 2,4-cyclodiphosphate synthase codes for the protein MIGHGYDSHRFAAGRRLVLGGVEIPYDRGLAGHSDADVLTHAIMDALLGAAGLGDIGHHFPDDDGRWRDADSVELLREVVALVAAAGLEPVNVDATVVLERPKVGPHCDAIRARLAAALGLAPARVNVKATTAEGMGPIGRGEGAEAQAVALLRARSG